In one window of Miscanthus floridulus cultivar M001 chromosome 12, ASM1932011v1, whole genome shotgun sequence DNA:
- the LOC136497788 gene encoding probable sulfate transporter 3.3 isoform X1, protein MVGMRGAYGGGAYNDSKSRPHGGGMAAAAAPVTTDQEIAAMAVHKVAPPPARSTASKMKARVKETFFPDDPFRAFKGQPLGTQWLMAVRYLFPILDWVPSYSFSLFKSDLVAGLTIASLAIPQGISYAKLASLPPMIGLYSSFVPPMVYAVLGSSRDLAVGPVSIASLIMGSMLRQAVSPTAEPLLFLQLAFTSTFFAGLVQASLGILRLGFVIDFLSKATLVGFMAGAAIIVALQQLKALLGIVHFTTEMGIVPVMASVFRHTNEWSWQTILMGVCFLVLLLSARHVSIRWPKLFWVSACAPLTSVIISTLLVYLFKAQNHGISIIGQLKCGLNRPSWDKLLFDTTYLGLTMKTGLVTGIISLTEGIAVGRTFASLRGYQVDGNKEMMAIGLMNVVGSCTSCYVTTGAFSRSAVNHNAGCKTAMSNVIMALTVMITLLFLMPLFVYTPNVVLGAIIIAAVIGLIDLPAVYHIWKMDKMDFLVCVCAFAGVIFISVQEGLAIAVGISIFRVLMQITRPKMMVQGNIKGTDIYRDLHYYKEAQRVSGFLILAVEAPINFANCNYLNERIKRWIEEESFEQDKHTELHFIILDLSAVPAIDTSGIAFLIDIKKSIEKRGLELVLVNPTGEVMEKIQRANEAQNYFMPDCLYLTTAKAVASLSALAKMTKP, encoded by the exons ATGGTGGGTATGAGAGGTGCCTACGGTGGTGGTGCTTATAATGACAGCAAGAGCCGGCCGCATGGAGGCGgcatggcagcggcggcggctccggTGACGACAGACCAGGAGATTGCGGCGATGGCAGTGCACAAGGTGGCGCCACCGCCGGCGCGGAGCACGGCGAGCAAGATGAAGGCGAGGGTGAAGGAGACCTTCTTCCCCGACGACCCGTTCCGGGCGTTCAAGGGGCAGCCGCTGGGGACGCAGTGGCTCATGGCGGTCAGGTACCTCTTCCCCATCCTCGACTGGGTGCCGAGCTACTCCTTCTCGCTCTTCAAGTCCGACCTCGTCGCCGGCCTCACCATTGCCAGCCTCGCCATTCCTCAG GGCATTAGCTACGCGAAGCTGGCAAGCTTGCCTCCCATGATTGGGCTGT attcGAGCTTCGTGCCGCCGATGGTGTACGCGGTGCTGGGGAGCTCTCGTGACCTGGCGGTGGGCCCGGTGTCGATCGCGTCGCTGATCATGGGGTCCATGCTGCGTCAGGCCGTGAGCCCCACCGCCGAGCCGCTGCTGTTCCTGCAGCTGGCCTTCACCTCCACTTTCTTCGCGGGGCTGGTGCAGGCCTCCCTGGGCATCCTCAGGCTCGGGTTCGTCATCGACTTCCTGTCCAAGGCGACGCTGGTGGGGTTCATGGCCGGCGCCGCCATTATCGTGGCGCTGCAGCAGCTCAAGGCGCTGCTGGGCATCGTCCACTTCACCACCGAGATGGGCATCGTCCCCGTCATGGCCTCCGTCTTCCGTCACACCAACGAG TGGTCGTGGCAGACGATTCTCATGGGCGTCTGCTTCCTCGTCTTACTGCTGTCGGCCAGGCATGTG AGCATAAGATGGCCAAAACTGTTCTGGGTTTCAGCATGCGCGCCCCTGACATCTGTCATCATCTCGACCCTGCTTGTTTACCTCTTCAAAGCTCAGAATCATGGCATTAGCATT ATTGGGCAGCTCAAGTGTGGCCTGAATCGACCCTCATGGGACAAGCTACTGTTTGACACAACATATTTGGGCCTCACCATGAAGACTGGCCTTGTCACTGGAATCATCTCTCTTACG GAGGGAATAGCAGTTGGTAGAACATTTGCCTCACTTAGGGGATACCAAGTAGATGGAAACAAAGAAATGATGGCCATAGGGTTGATGAACGTTGTTGGCTCATGTACATCATGCTACGTAACAACAG GAGCATTCTCCCGCTCTGCTGTAAACCACAATGCCGGCTGCAAGACTGCCATGTCCAATGTGATCATGGCACTGACTGTGATGATCACCCTGCTGTTCCTCATGCCCTTGTTTGTGTATACACCAAATGTTGTCCTTGGAGCAATCATTATCGCTGCGGTTATCGGCCTGATTGATTTACCTGCTGTGTACCACATCTGGAAGATGGACAAGATGGATTTTCTGGTGTGTGTTTGTGCATTTGCTGGCGTCATCTTCATCTCAGTCCAAGAAGGCCTGGCAATAGCG GTTGGTATATCTATATTTAGGGTATTGATGCAGATCACAAGGCCAAAGATGATGGTTCAAGGGAACATCAAAGGGACTGATATTTACAGGGACCTACATTACTACAAGGAAGCCCAAAGAGTTTCCGGGTTCTTGATCTTGGCCGTTGAAGCACCAATAAACTTCGCTAACTGCAACTACCTGAATGAAAG GATTAAAAGATGGATAGAGGAAGAATCTTTTGAACAGGATAAACATACTGAACTCCATTTCATAATCTTGGATCTGTCAG CTGTTCCTGCAATTGACACAAGTGGCATAGCGTTCCTCATTGACATAAAGAAATCAATAGAGAAACGTGGTCTGGAG CTTGTGCTTGTCAATCCAACTGGAGAGGTCATGGAGAAAATACAACGAGCAAACGAGGCTCAAAACTATTTTATGCCAGATTGCTTGTATCTGACCACTGCCAAAGCAGTCGCTTCACTTTCTGCACTTGCCAAGATGACAAAACCCTAA
- the LOC136497788 gene encoding probable sulfate transporter 3.3 isoform X3 → MHACTHGSCALKGISYAKLASLPPMIGLYSSFVPPMVYAVLGSSRDLAVGPVSIASLIMGSMLRQAVSPTAEPLLFLQLAFTSTFFAGLVQASLGILRLGFVIDFLSKATLVGFMAGAAIIVALQQLKALLGIVHFTTEMGIVPVMASVFRHTNEWSWQTILMGVCFLVLLLSARHVSIRWPKLFWVSACAPLTSVIISTLLVYLFKAQNHGISIIGQLKCGLNRPSWDKLLFDTTYLGLTMKTGLVTGIISLTEGIAVGRTFASLRGYQVDGNKEMMAIGLMNVVGSCTSCYVTTGAFSRSAVNHNAGCKTAMSNVIMALTVMITLLFLMPLFVYTPNVVLGAIIIAAVIGLIDLPAVYHIWKMDKMDFLVCVCAFAGVIFISVQEGLAIAVGISIFRVLMQITRPKMMVQGNIKGTDIYRDLHYYKEAQRVSGFLILAVEAPINFANCNYLNERIKRWIEEESFEQDKHTELHFIILDLSAVPAIDTSGIAFLIDIKKSIEKRGLELVLVNPTGEVMEKIQRANEAQNYFMPDCLYLTTAKAVASLSALAKMTKP, encoded by the exons atgcacgcatgcaCACACGGTTCTTGTGCTCTGAAGGGCATTAGCTACGCGAAGCTGGCAAGCTTGCCTCCCATGATTGGGCTGT attcGAGCTTCGTGCCGCCGATGGTGTACGCGGTGCTGGGGAGCTCTCGTGACCTGGCGGTGGGCCCGGTGTCGATCGCGTCGCTGATCATGGGGTCCATGCTGCGTCAGGCCGTGAGCCCCACCGCCGAGCCGCTGCTGTTCCTGCAGCTGGCCTTCACCTCCACTTTCTTCGCGGGGCTGGTGCAGGCCTCCCTGGGCATCCTCAGGCTCGGGTTCGTCATCGACTTCCTGTCCAAGGCGACGCTGGTGGGGTTCATGGCCGGCGCCGCCATTATCGTGGCGCTGCAGCAGCTCAAGGCGCTGCTGGGCATCGTCCACTTCACCACCGAGATGGGCATCGTCCCCGTCATGGCCTCCGTCTTCCGTCACACCAACGAG TGGTCGTGGCAGACGATTCTCATGGGCGTCTGCTTCCTCGTCTTACTGCTGTCGGCCAGGCATGTG AGCATAAGATGGCCAAAACTGTTCTGGGTTTCAGCATGCGCGCCCCTGACATCTGTCATCATCTCGACCCTGCTTGTTTACCTCTTCAAAGCTCAGAATCATGGCATTAGCATT ATTGGGCAGCTCAAGTGTGGCCTGAATCGACCCTCATGGGACAAGCTACTGTTTGACACAACATATTTGGGCCTCACCATGAAGACTGGCCTTGTCACTGGAATCATCTCTCTTACG GAGGGAATAGCAGTTGGTAGAACATTTGCCTCACTTAGGGGATACCAAGTAGATGGAAACAAAGAAATGATGGCCATAGGGTTGATGAACGTTGTTGGCTCATGTACATCATGCTACGTAACAACAG GAGCATTCTCCCGCTCTGCTGTAAACCACAATGCCGGCTGCAAGACTGCCATGTCCAATGTGATCATGGCACTGACTGTGATGATCACCCTGCTGTTCCTCATGCCCTTGTTTGTGTATACACCAAATGTTGTCCTTGGAGCAATCATTATCGCTGCGGTTATCGGCCTGATTGATTTACCTGCTGTGTACCACATCTGGAAGATGGACAAGATGGATTTTCTGGTGTGTGTTTGTGCATTTGCTGGCGTCATCTTCATCTCAGTCCAAGAAGGCCTGGCAATAGCG GTTGGTATATCTATATTTAGGGTATTGATGCAGATCACAAGGCCAAAGATGATGGTTCAAGGGAACATCAAAGGGACTGATATTTACAGGGACCTACATTACTACAAGGAAGCCCAAAGAGTTTCCGGGTTCTTGATCTTGGCCGTTGAAGCACCAATAAACTTCGCTAACTGCAACTACCTGAATGAAAG GATTAAAAGATGGATAGAGGAAGAATCTTTTGAACAGGATAAACATACTGAACTCCATTTCATAATCTTGGATCTGTCAG CTGTTCCTGCAATTGACACAAGTGGCATAGCGTTCCTCATTGACATAAAGAAATCAATAGAGAAACGTGGTCTGGAG CTTGTGCTTGTCAATCCAACTGGAGAGGTCATGGAGAAAATACAACGAGCAAACGAGGCTCAAAACTATTTTATGCCAGATTGCTTGTATCTGACCACTGCCAAAGCAGTCGCTTCACTTTCTGCACTTGCCAAGATGACAAAACCCTAA
- the LOC136497788 gene encoding probable sulfate transporter 3.3 isoform X2 has product MVGMRGAYGGGAYNDSKSRPHGGGMAAAAAPVTTDQEIAAMAVHKVAPPPARSTASKMKARVKETFFPDDPFRAFKGQPLGTQWLMAVRYLFPILDWVPSYSFSLFKSDLVAGLTIASLAIPQGISYAKLASLPPMIGLYSSFVPPMVYAVLGSSRDLAVGPVSIASLIMGSMLRQAVSPTAEPLLFLQLAFTSTFFAGLVQASLGILRLGFVIDFLSKATLVGFMAGAAIIVALQQLKALLGIVHFTTEMGIVPVMASVFRHTNEWSWQTILMGVCFLVLLLSARHVSIRWPKLFWVSACAPLTSVIISTLLVYLFKAQNHGISIIGQLKCGLNRPSWDKLLFDTTYLGLTMKTGLVTGIISLTEGIAVGRTFASLRGYQVDGNKEMMAIGLMNVVGSCTSCYVTTGAFSRSAVNHNAGCKTAMSNVIMALTVMITLLFLMPLFVYTPNVVLGAIIIAAVIGLIDLPAVYHIWKMDKMDFLVCVCAFAGVIFISVQEGLAIAVGISIFRVLMQITRPKMMVQGNIKGTDIYRDLHYYKEAQRVSGFLILAVEAPINFANCNYLNERIKRWIEEESFEQDKHTELHFIILDLSAVPAIDTSGIAFLIDIKKSIEKRGLEVCSSDMKLQLFL; this is encoded by the exons ATGGTGGGTATGAGAGGTGCCTACGGTGGTGGTGCTTATAATGACAGCAAGAGCCGGCCGCATGGAGGCGgcatggcagcggcggcggctccggTGACGACAGACCAGGAGATTGCGGCGATGGCAGTGCACAAGGTGGCGCCACCGCCGGCGCGGAGCACGGCGAGCAAGATGAAGGCGAGGGTGAAGGAGACCTTCTTCCCCGACGACCCGTTCCGGGCGTTCAAGGGGCAGCCGCTGGGGACGCAGTGGCTCATGGCGGTCAGGTACCTCTTCCCCATCCTCGACTGGGTGCCGAGCTACTCCTTCTCGCTCTTCAAGTCCGACCTCGTCGCCGGCCTCACCATTGCCAGCCTCGCCATTCCTCAG GGCATTAGCTACGCGAAGCTGGCAAGCTTGCCTCCCATGATTGGGCTGT attcGAGCTTCGTGCCGCCGATGGTGTACGCGGTGCTGGGGAGCTCTCGTGACCTGGCGGTGGGCCCGGTGTCGATCGCGTCGCTGATCATGGGGTCCATGCTGCGTCAGGCCGTGAGCCCCACCGCCGAGCCGCTGCTGTTCCTGCAGCTGGCCTTCACCTCCACTTTCTTCGCGGGGCTGGTGCAGGCCTCCCTGGGCATCCTCAGGCTCGGGTTCGTCATCGACTTCCTGTCCAAGGCGACGCTGGTGGGGTTCATGGCCGGCGCCGCCATTATCGTGGCGCTGCAGCAGCTCAAGGCGCTGCTGGGCATCGTCCACTTCACCACCGAGATGGGCATCGTCCCCGTCATGGCCTCCGTCTTCCGTCACACCAACGAG TGGTCGTGGCAGACGATTCTCATGGGCGTCTGCTTCCTCGTCTTACTGCTGTCGGCCAGGCATGTG AGCATAAGATGGCCAAAACTGTTCTGGGTTTCAGCATGCGCGCCCCTGACATCTGTCATCATCTCGACCCTGCTTGTTTACCTCTTCAAAGCTCAGAATCATGGCATTAGCATT ATTGGGCAGCTCAAGTGTGGCCTGAATCGACCCTCATGGGACAAGCTACTGTTTGACACAACATATTTGGGCCTCACCATGAAGACTGGCCTTGTCACTGGAATCATCTCTCTTACG GAGGGAATAGCAGTTGGTAGAACATTTGCCTCACTTAGGGGATACCAAGTAGATGGAAACAAAGAAATGATGGCCATAGGGTTGATGAACGTTGTTGGCTCATGTACATCATGCTACGTAACAACAG GAGCATTCTCCCGCTCTGCTGTAAACCACAATGCCGGCTGCAAGACTGCCATGTCCAATGTGATCATGGCACTGACTGTGATGATCACCCTGCTGTTCCTCATGCCCTTGTTTGTGTATACACCAAATGTTGTCCTTGGAGCAATCATTATCGCTGCGGTTATCGGCCTGATTGATTTACCTGCTGTGTACCACATCTGGAAGATGGACAAGATGGATTTTCTGGTGTGTGTTTGTGCATTTGCTGGCGTCATCTTCATCTCAGTCCAAGAAGGCCTGGCAATAGCG GTTGGTATATCTATATTTAGGGTATTGATGCAGATCACAAGGCCAAAGATGATGGTTCAAGGGAACATCAAAGGGACTGATATTTACAGGGACCTACATTACTACAAGGAAGCCCAAAGAGTTTCCGGGTTCTTGATCTTGGCCGTTGAAGCACCAATAAACTTCGCTAACTGCAACTACCTGAATGAAAG GATTAAAAGATGGATAGAGGAAGAATCTTTTGAACAGGATAAACATACTGAACTCCATTTCATAATCTTGGATCTGTCAG CTGTTCCTGCAATTGACACAAGTGGCATAGCGTTCCTCATTGACATAAAGAAATCAATAGAGAAACGTGGTCTGGAGGTATGCTCTTCAGATATGAAACTTCAATTATTCTTATAA